The window AGCAACTCATTCGCAATGCATGGAGCAGGACATGAGCCCGAAAGGTCGCGACATCCTGAAGAGCATGGTCGGCTCCGTCGAGCCGGCACGACCGGAGGCGCCGAGCGTGCCGCCCCCGCATCGACCGTCCGGCGCGGTCAAGGCGATGAATCTGTCGCTCGGTCGGCTCGGAGAGGAAGCAGCGGCCGCCAAGGCGCTGCGCGAATCCCTCGCCTCCGGCGACAAGGTGCTGGAGATCGATGCGGCTGCAGTCGAAATGTCGTTCATTCGGGATCGTATCCCCGTCGATCAGGATTCGGAATTCGAGCGGTTGAAGCAATCTATCCAGGACAGCGGACAGCAGGTTCCGATCCTTGTGCGGCCGGATCCTGTAAAGGCTGGGCACTATCAGGCCGCCTATGGCCATCGGCGCCTGCGCGCGGCCGCCGAACTCGGCGTCCCGGTTAAGGCTGTGGTGCGCAAGCTGACGGACGAGGAGCTGATCCTTGCTCAGGGTCAGGAGAACGGCCCTCGCGTCGACTTGAGCTTCATCGAACGGGCGTTGTTTGCGCGCCGCATGGATGAGCACGGGTTCAGCCGTGACATGATTGCGAGGGCGCTGGCGACGGATAAGCCGGAAACTTCGAGGCTGCTGCAGGTCGCGCAGACGATCGACCCGGAGATTATTCTGGCCATCGGACCGGCCCCAAAAGTCGGCCGTCCCCGCTGGCTGGCCTTCGCCGAAAAATTCAGAGAAACAGGCGGTCAGAAGAAAGCGCAGGCGGCAATCCGCGCCGCCAGTTTCGAGGCGCTGGAAACCAACGGCCGCTTCGATGCGGTCTGGAAGGTGTTGGAGGAGAAGAGCCCGCCGCAACGCGACGAGCAGACCCTTCGTACGTCAGCGGGCGCGCCGCTTGCTTCGGTGTCCCGCGCCGGCAAAACCTTTCGCATCACCGTCAAATCGGCGGCGTTTTCGGAGTTCCTGGCTCAGCGGCTGGCAGGTCTCGCCGTTGAGTTCGAAGAGGAAAATGATAGGAAATGAGCCAGTTAGACGAATTGTCAGCTGACAATTTGAACAGGAGATAACGCGCAAAAGAAAAAAGCCCCCGAACGTCACCGTCACGGAAGCTTTCCTCGTAGTCTTGAACACCTCCGAGAATCGCACTTCCAAGAATCGCTGTCAAGAGCTTTTGGCGCCGTTTTGGCGAGCGGATTTCTTTTGCCTCAGTGAGGTGGAAGAGATGGAAACCGGAATTATAACGACGCCCTTCGGGCGGCGGTCGATGACGCTTGGGATGCTTGCAAGCCAGGTCGCCGCAGGCGAGATCAAGCCCGATCAATCCGTCGACAAGTGGAAATTGTTTCGTACGCTGTGCGAAGCAAAGCCTTTGCTCGGCATCACCGATCGCGCGCTTGCCGTGCTCAATGCGCTCCTCAGCTTTTATCCGAAGAATGAGCTGGCG of the Rhizobium etli CFN 42 genome contains:
- the repB gene encoding plasmid partitioning protein RepB codes for the protein MSPKGRDILKSMVGSVEPARPEAPSVPPPHRPSGAVKAMNLSLGRLGEEAAAAKALRESLASGDKVLEIDAAAVEMSFIRDRIPVDQDSEFERLKQSIQDSGQQVPILVRPDPVKAGHYQAAYGHRRLRAAAELGVPVKAVVRKLTDEELILAQGQENGPRVDLSFIERALFARRMDEHGFSRDMIARALATDKPETSRLLQVAQTIDPEIILAIGPAPKVGRPRWLAFAEKFRETGGQKKAQAAIRAASFEALETNGRFDAVWKVLEEKSPPQRDEQTLRTSAGAPLASVSRAGKTFRITVKSAAFSEFLAQRLAGLAVEFEEENDRK